A genomic stretch from Edaphobacter aggregans includes:
- a CDS encoding PAS domain S-box protein, protein MALLANLRIRAKLLLTVLPLALMVVLATLYSSITSRQIDAHYSNMIDHDVKTLQSLSVARAHANRVGLFLYEEVTEPDPDRRVKIDGELDKIYADFQTRMAEAMAQSPDHAKAIKATAALFDKAMSDARPIRASALANNTEKALSLIRGDAGMELQQARQAAIDSVDELRTTVDRQSDDLTRKTHRAILITWLVVCLGLAATLTFTLYIVQTEVIGELLAVRGSVQALADGQLDQMIPYLNQTNEIGAISRALRTLQDSARERAIQHWVKAEVSDIAEELQSSVNFAEFGRCLFSRLSESIPLLYGALYVADESHARLARVGGFALDGPDEAREFIFGEGLIGQAAVERRTLVVSANEEDKLSILSGSGTLKPRTLLLMPVVHQDVVMGVLELAPTLALSDRQQVLLEALMPVLAMNSEMLSANIKTRKLLEHTQQQAETLAAVEERSRLILSSVADGIWGLSADGTVAFVNPAGARMLGYEPEELIGQPMHAAVHYAYPDGSPYPAEDCWMSKTAHDGQRHVSSDEVLWKKDGSCLCVEYSTTPIRKGDQVVGAVVAIQDITERIRSEQAIQESEKRFRSIFENAQIGIGIYAINTREHLSNRTQLEQLGYSAEELNDTKKWDKIIHPDDRAEGARRYADLIEGKRDEDEYIQRFIRPDGSIIVASGRFKLIRDAQGKPQYVISLHEDITERQRVEQRLRFTQYAVDHAADAVFWIRTTDGGLEYVNEEASRSLGYTREELLATPISEITEFGPDKLKEVIELLRDKPVLTRESKHRAKDGRVFDAEVTLYCADYMNQQIIVANVKDITERKWAEAAILEAKEVAEAGTKAKSDFLANMSHEIRTPMNAIIGMSHLTLRTELDHRQRDYVRKIQQSGQHLLGIINDILDFSKIEAGKLSVENIDFNLDKVLENVSNLLSEKASSKGLELIFDIEPSVSTQLKGDPLRLGQILINFCNNAVKFTEQGEIVVKVRIQEEDEDSKLVCFSVSDTGIGLTEEQMGRLFQAFEQADTSTTRQFGGTGLGLAISKRLAQLMGGNVGVASELGKGSTFWFTARLGKSTAPLRKLSRPDLRGRRVLIIDDNSQAREVLSSMLTSMTFIADEAASGQEGIEMVRKAAELDKPYEIAFVDWQMPEMDGIETGKRIRALPNVVVPPRLVMVTAYGREEVLKQADDNAFASVLVKPVTASMLFDSSVEALGIGDERIAEVPANSSLNLDRLHGVRVLLVEDNELNREVAMGLLGAAHMSVDIAENGKVAVQMVSEHDYDLVLMDMQMPVMDGIAATKAIRSDQRFRGLPIIAMTANAMDADRELCRQAGMNDHVSKPIDPDAMFATLVHWAKPRRVLSSEPPGKKVETAFSQNIADIPEIEGIDIKDGLKRVGGNGQLYRGLIVKFAEKHNDSGVLVKAALQSGDRELAQRIAHTVKGVAGNIGIKRVQFAAEKLEKAIRENDSEVPTMLQDFISVMRAQIEAIEQALCTLATPTSENESRKNFDPAGASCEITRLRSQLEASDGASEETFRVLRSVLARQVDKALLDALGADINDFNFSGALLKLDDIAREHSLNRKEVKDERRSEDIVTRRR, encoded by the coding sequence ATGGCTCTATTAGCAAATCTGAGAATTCGAGCCAAGTTGCTTCTCACAGTGCTGCCACTGGCGCTGATGGTGGTCCTAGCGACACTATATTCGTCGATCACAAGTAGGCAGATCGATGCCCACTATAGCAATATGATCGACCATGACGTCAAGACGTTGCAGAGCCTCTCGGTGGCTCGAGCACACGCGAATCGAGTTGGTCTTTTCCTCTATGAGGAGGTTACCGAGCCTGACCCCGATAGGAGGGTAAAAATCGATGGAGAGCTAGACAAGATCTACGCTGATTTTCAAACGCGTATGGCGGAAGCAATGGCTCAGAGTCCAGATCACGCCAAGGCAATCAAGGCCACCGCGGCCCTTTTCGATAAGGCGATGTCAGATGCACGTCCTATTCGTGCCTCAGCATTGGCGAACAATACCGAAAAGGCCCTGAGTTTGATACGCGGGGACGCGGGTATGGAATTGCAGCAGGCGAGGCAGGCTGCCATCGACTCGGTGGACGAATTGCGAACGACTGTAGACCGGCAATCTGACGATCTCACGAGAAAAACTCACCGCGCCATTCTGATCACATGGCTTGTCGTCTGCCTCGGCCTTGCGGCGACTCTAACCTTCACCCTTTATATCGTCCAGACCGAAGTTATCGGCGAATTATTGGCCGTGCGCGGTAGCGTCCAGGCTCTTGCCGACGGACAGCTGGATCAAATGATCCCCTACCTCAACCAGACGAACGAAATAGGCGCGATCAGCCGAGCATTGCGCACTCTACAGGATAGTGCTCGCGAACGCGCAATCCAGCATTGGGTGAAGGCTGAGGTTTCGGATATCGCGGAGGAGTTGCAATCTTCCGTGAATTTTGCAGAATTCGGGAGATGTTTATTTTCGCGCCTCTCTGAGTCCATCCCGCTGCTCTACGGCGCTCTTTATGTTGCCGATGAAAGTCACGCTCGGTTGGCTCGTGTCGGAGGATTTGCTCTTGATGGTCCAGATGAGGCCCGGGAATTTATTTTTGGAGAGGGACTCATCGGCCAGGCGGCTGTGGAACGGCGGACACTAGTGGTTTCCGCAAACGAGGAAGATAAGCTCAGTATTTTGAGCGGGAGCGGAACGCTCAAGCCTCGCACTCTCCTCCTAATGCCGGTAGTACACCAGGACGTTGTGATGGGAGTCCTCGAACTAGCACCGACTTTAGCACTATCGGACCGCCAACAGGTTCTGCTTGAAGCACTCATGCCTGTTTTGGCGATGAACTCGGAGATGTTGTCCGCCAACATCAAGACCAGAAAGCTGCTCGAACACACTCAGCAGCAGGCAGAGACTCTGGCAGCGGTGGAGGAAAGGTCTCGCCTAATCTTGTCGTCAGTGGCGGATGGCATCTGGGGACTCAGCGCAGATGGGACGGTTGCATTTGTGAATCCTGCAGGCGCTCGAATGTTGGGCTATGAGCCGGAGGAACTCATTGGCCAGCCGATGCATGCAGCCGTTCATTACGCCTATCCCGATGGATCGCCATACCCTGCAGAAGATTGTTGGATGTCCAAGACCGCCCACGACGGGCAACGCCACGTATCTTCGGACGAAGTCCTCTGGAAGAAGGACGGAAGTTGCCTCTGCGTAGAATACAGCACCACGCCAATTCGGAAGGGAGATCAGGTTGTGGGGGCAGTTGTGGCGATCCAAGACATAACAGAGCGAATACGAAGTGAACAAGCTATACAGGAAAGCGAGAAGCGGTTCCGTTCCATTTTCGAGAATGCGCAGATTGGAATCGGCATCTATGCCATCAATACGAGGGAGCATTTAAGCAACCGCACTCAACTTGAGCAGTTGGGCTACAGCGCGGAAGAATTGAACGACACGAAGAAATGGGACAAGATCATTCATCCAGATGACCGCGCCGAGGGAGCAAGGAGGTATGCCGATCTTATTGAAGGGAAGCGCGATGAGGATGAGTATATACAACGCTTCATCCGGCCTGATGGCAGCATCATCGTTGCGAGTGGAAGATTCAAACTTATCCGGGATGCCCAGGGTAAGCCGCAATACGTTATCTCGTTGCACGAAGACATTACAGAGCGTCAACGGGTCGAGCAGCGCCTTCGCTTCACACAATATGCGGTGGACCACGCAGCCGACGCGGTTTTCTGGATTCGTACAACAGATGGAGGGTTGGAATATGTCAATGAGGAGGCTAGTCGGAGCCTTGGCTACACGAGAGAGGAATTGCTGGCTACTCCCATCAGCGAAATCACTGAGTTTGGCCCCGACAAGCTGAAAGAAGTCATAGAGCTTCTTCGGGATAAACCTGTTCTGACTCGAGAGTCAAAACATCGTGCTAAAGATGGGCGCGTATTCGATGCTGAGGTCACTTTGTACTGTGCAGACTATATGAACCAGCAGATTATCGTAGCCAATGTTAAGGACATCACAGAACGTAAATGGGCAGAGGCGGCGATCCTTGAGGCCAAGGAGGTAGCGGAAGCGGGCACGAAGGCGAAGTCCGATTTCCTGGCCAATATGAGCCATGAAATTCGCACACCGATGAATGCGATCATTGGCATGTCGCATTTGACATTGAGGACTGAACTTGACCATCGTCAAAGAGACTATGTCAGGAAGATTCAACAGTCCGGCCAGCATCTGCTCGGCATCATCAACGATATTCTGGATTTCTCGAAGATCGAAGCTGGCAAGCTGTCTGTAGAAAACATTGACTTCAATCTCGATAAAGTGTTGGAGAACGTCAGCAATCTTCTCTCCGAGAAGGCCTCGTCCAAAGGTTTGGAACTGATCTTCGACATTGAGCCCTCGGTCTCAACCCAACTCAAGGGCGACCCACTGCGGTTGGGCCAAATCCTGATCAACTTCTGCAACAACGCCGTTAAGTTTACAGAGCAGGGCGAGATCGTCGTCAAAGTTCGGATCCAGGAGGAAGATGAGGACAGTAAACTTGTCTGCTTCTCGGTTAGCGACACTGGCATCGGCCTTACCGAGGAACAAATGGGGCGACTGTTTCAGGCATTCGAGCAAGCGGACACTTCTACGACGAGACAGTTCGGCGGCACCGGACTTGGGTTGGCTATCTCCAAGCGATTGGCACAGTTGATGGGCGGTAATGTCGGAGTGGCCAGCGAACTGGGTAAGGGAAGCACATTTTGGTTCACGGCTCGCCTCGGCAAGAGCACAGCTCCACTGCGGAAGCTCTCCCGGCCGGACTTGCGTGGTCGACGCGTTCTGATTATCGATGACAATTCACAGGCACGTGAGGTGTTGTCGAGCATGCTGACAAGTATGACCTTCATTGCGGATGAGGCAGCCTCTGGACAGGAAGGCATTGAAATGGTTCGCAAAGCAGCCGAATTAGACAAGCCGTACGAGATCGCTTTTGTCGATTGGCAGATGCCAGAGATGGATGGCATTGAAACGGGGAAACGAATTCGGGCGTTGCCGAATGTTGTCGTTCCGCCACGTCTGGTGATGGTTACAGCTTACGGTCGTGAGGAGGTTCTAAAGCAAGCCGATGACAATGCCTTCGCCAGCGTTCTCGTCAAGCCAGTTACGGCATCCATGCTTTTCGATTCATCCGTCGAAGCTCTGGGAATTGGTGACGAAAGAATCGCAGAAGTTCCGGCCAATTCAAGTTTAAACCTTGACCGATTACATGGGGTTCGAGTGCTGCTGGTGGAAGACAATGAACTTAATCGCGAAGTCGCGATGGGACTGCTCGGGGCCGCTCACATGTCCGTCGACATAGCTGAGAATGGCAAGGTGGCGGTCCAAATGGTGAGCGAGCATGATTACGATCTTGTGTTGATGGATATGCAAATGCCGGTAATGGATGGAATCGCAGCCACAAAAGCGATCAGGTCTGACCAACGTTTCCGTGGGCTGCCCATCATCGCTATGACCGCCAACGCGATGGACGCGGACCGCGAATTGTGTAGGCAAGCGGGGATGAACGACCATGTGAGTAAACCAATTGATCCGGACGCGATGTTCGCGACATTGGTGCACTGGGCAAAACCACGCCGAGTCCTGAGCTCTGAGCCTCCAGGTAAGAAGGTTGAGACGGCCTTTTCACAAAATATCGCCGATATTCCTGAAATTGAAGGTATAGACATCAAGGATGGCCTCAAGCGAGTGGGAGGCAATGGGCAATTGTATCGGGGCCTGATTGTGAAGTTTGCGGAGAAGCACAACGACTCAGGCGTGCTGGTCAAAGCTGCTCTTCAGAGCGGAGATCGCGAACTGGCTCAGCGCATTGCTCACACAGTAAAAGGTGTCGCCGGGAACATCGGTATCAAGCGAGTTCAATTCGCAGCGGAGAAATTAGAAAAAGCAATTCGCGAGAACGATTCGGAAGTTCCAACGATGCTCCAGGATTTCATTTCAGTCATGCGCGCTCAGATTGAGGCAATAGAGCAGGCTTTGTGCACGTTAGCGACACCCACGTCCGAAAACGAATCAAGAAAAAACTTCGATCCCGCTGGAGCTTCATGTGAAATCACACGGTTGCGGAGCCAACTCGAGGCCAGCGATGGCGCTTCAGAGGAGACGTTTCGTGTACTACGAAGTGTTCTTGCCCGCCAAGTTGATAAGGCGCTATTGGATGCACTTGGTGCAGATATAAACGATTTCAATTTTAGCGGAGCCCTGTTGAAGCTGGACGACATCGCCAGAGAACATAGCCTGAATCGGAAGGAGGTAAAGGATGAACGCCGAAGTGAAGACATTGTTACTCGTAGACGATGA